One window of Mus caroli chromosome 11, CAROLI_EIJ_v1.1, whole genome shotgun sequence genomic DNA carries:
- the LOC110306110 gene encoding olfactory receptor 1A1, with product MREENESSTIDFTLLGVTRQQEQEYFFFILFLFIYPITVIGNMLIILAIHSDTRLHNPMYFFLANLSLVDIFFSSVTIPKMLANHLLGSKAISFGGCMAQMYFMISLGNTDSYILAAMAYDRAVAISRPLHYATIMSPQLCVLLVAGSWVIANANALPHTLLTARLSFCGNKDVANFYCDITPLLQLSCSDIRFNVKMMYLGVGVFSVPLLCIIISYVRVFSTVLRVPSTKGFLKALSTCGSHLTVVSLYYGTVMGMYFRPLTSYSLKHALITVMYTAVTPMLNPFIYSLRNRDMKAAIKKLFHCPSSSSSLM from the coding sequence atgagagaagaaaatgagtcTTCTACCATAGATTTCACTCTCCTGGGAGTTacaaggcagcaggagcaggaatatttcttcttcatcctcttcctgtTCATTTACCCCATCACAGTGATTGGGAACATGCTCATCATCCTAGCTATTCACTCTGACACTCGCCTCCATAACCCTATGTACTTTTTCCTGGCCAACCTCTCCCTTGTTGACATCTTCTTCTCCTCTGTAACTATTCCCAAGATGCTGGCCAACCATCTCCTAGGTAGCAAGGCCATCTCCTTTGGGGGATGTATGGCACAGATGTACTTCATGATATCATTAGGAAACACAGACAGTTATATACTAGCTGCAATGGCATATGACCGAGCTGTGGCTATCAGCCGCCCGCTTCATTATGCAACAATTATGAGTCCACAACTTTGTGTCCTGCTGGTTGCTGGGTCCTGGGTGATTGCAAATGCCAATGCACTGCCCCATACCCTACTCACAGCTAGATTGTCCTTCTGTGGCAATAAGGATGTGGCCAACTTCTACTGTGACATTACACCTTTGCTCCAGCTGTCCTGTTCTGACATCCGCTTCAATGTGAAGATGATGTACCTTGGGGTGGGGGTCTTCTCTGTGCCACTGCTGTGCATCATCATCTCCTATGTCCGGGTCTTTTCCACAGTCTTGCGGGTTCCATCCACCAAGGGCTTCCTGAAGGCCTTGTCCACCTGTGGCTCTCACCTGACAGTGGTGTCCTTGTATTATGGGACAGTCATGGGCATGTATTTCCGGCCCCTGACCAGTTACAGTCTGAAGCACGCATTGATAACTGTGATGTACACGGCAGTGACCCCAATGCTGAACCCTttcatctacagcctgaggaaccgGGACATGAAGGCTGCTATCAAGAAACTCTTCCActgcccctcttcttcttcctccctcatgTGA
- the LOC110306076 gene encoding olfactory receptor 1P1-like has translation MGRENQTSTFEFLLWGLSEQLQQQYILFLIFLWMYLVTVAGNLLIVLAISTDVRLHTPMYFLLANLSCDDILFTSTTIPKALVNIHTQSRTISYAGCLVQLYFFLTFGDMDIFLLATMAYDRFVAICHPLHYRMIMSFQRCSLLVTVCWTLTTLVAMTHTFLIFRLSFCSQKVIPDFFCDLGPLMKIACSETRINELVLLFLGGAVILIPFLLILVSYIRIVSAILRLPSAQGRRKAFSTCGSHLSVVALCFGTVIKAYLCPSSSSSNSVVEDTAAXVMYTVVTPLLNPFIYSLRNKDMKGALVRILKGKVSFPWAQGLLQRK, from the coding sequence atgggaagagagaaccagaCAAGCACCTTTGAGttcctcctctggggactgtcaGAGCAGCTACAGCAACAATACATCctcttcctgatcttcctgtggaTGTACCTGGTCACTGTAGCAGGGAATCTGCTCATTGTCCTGGCCATTAGCACTGATGTACgactccacacacccatgtacttcttgCTTGCCAACCTGTCCTGTGATGATATCCTCTTCACCTCAACCACAATACCCAAGGCCCTAGTGAACATCCACACCCAAAGCAGGACCATCTCCTATGCAGGATGCCTGGTCCAGCTCTATTTTTTCTTGACTTTTGGAGACATGGACATCTTCCTCCTGGCCacaatggcctatgaccgcttTGTGGCTATTTGCCACCCTCTCCACTATAGGATGATCATGAGCTTCCAGCGCTGCTCACTCTTAGTGACAGTCTGTTGGACCCTTACAACCCTTGTTGCCATGACACACACCTTCCTCATATTCCGGCTCTCCTTCTGCTCTCAGAAGGTCATTCCAGACTTCTTCTGTGACCTGGGACCCCTAATGAAAATTGCTTGCTCTGAAACCCGGATCAATGAGCTTGTGCTTCTCTTTCTGGGAGGTGCAGTCATATTAATCCCCTTTTTACTCATCCTTGTGTCTTATATCCGCATTGTGTCAGCCATCCTCAGGCTCCCTTCTGCTCAAGGAAGGCGTAAGGCCTTTTCTACCTGTGGGTCCCACCTTTCTGTGGTGGCCCTGTGCTTTGGGACAGTGATAAAGGCTTATCTATgtccctcatcctcttcctctaactcagtggtagaggacaCAGCAGCTGNTGTCATGTATACAGTGGTGACTCCCCTGCTGAACCCCTTCATTTACAGCCTNCGAAACAAAGACATGAAGGGAGCACTGGTCAGAATTCTCAAGGGCAAAGTCTCCTTCCCCTGGGCCCAGGGACTTCTGCAGAGAAAGTGA
- the LOC110306121 gene encoding olfactory receptor 1A1-like, whose protein sequence is MREENESSTTDFTLLGVTRQREQEYFFFILFLFIYPITVFGNMLIILAIHSDTRLHNPMYFFLANLSLVDIFFSSVTIPKMLANHLLGSKAISFGGCMAQMYFMIGLANTDSYILAAMAYDRAVAISRPLHYATIMSPQLCVLLVAGSWVIANANALPHTLLTARLSFCRNKDVANFYCDITPLLQLSCSDIRFNVKMMYLGVGVFSVPLLCIIISYVRVFSTVLRVPSTKGFLKALSTCGSHLTVVSLYYGTVMGMYFRPLTSYSLKHALITVMYTAVTPMLNPFIYSLRNRDMKAAIKKLFHCHSSSSSLM, encoded by the coding sequence ATGAGAGAAGAAAACGAGTCTTCTACTACAGATTTCACTCTCCTGGGAGTTACAAGGCAGCGGGAGCAGGAatatttcttcttcatcctcttcctgtTCATTTACCCCATCACAGTGTTTGGGAACATGCTCATCATCCTAGCTATTCACTCTGACACTCGCCTCCATAACCCTATGTACTTTTTCCTGGCCAACCTCTCCCTTGTTGACATCTTCTTCTCTTCTGTAACTATCCCCAAGATGCTGGCCAACCATCTCCTAGGTAGCAAGGCCATCTCATTTGGAGGATGTATGGCACAGATGTACTTCATGATAGGCTTGGCAAATACAGACAGTTATATACTAGCTGCAATGGCATATGACCGAGCTGTGGCTATCAGTCGCCCGCTTCATTATGCAACAATTATGAGTCCACAACTTTGTGTCCTGCTGGTAGCTGGGTCCTGGGTGATTGCAAATGCCAATGCACTGCCCCACACCCTACTCACAGCTAGATTGTCCTTCTGTCGCAATAAGGATGTGGCCAACTTCTACTGTGACATTACACCTTTGCTCCAGCTGTCCTGTTCTGACATCCGCTTCAATGTGAAGATGATGTACCTTGGGGTGGGGGTCTTCTCTGTGCCACTGCTGTGCATCATCATCTCCTATGTCCGGGTCTTTTCCACAGTCTTGCGGGTTCCATCCACCAAGGGCTTCCTGAAGGCCTTGTCCACCTGTGGCTCTCACCTGACAGTGGTGTCCTTGTATTATGGGACAGTCATGGGCATGTATTTCCGGCCCCTGACCAGTTACAGTCTGAAGCACGCATTGATAACTGTGATGTACACGGCAGTGACCCCAATGCTGAACCCTttcatctacagcctgaggaaccgGGACATGAAGGCTGCTATCAAGAAACTCTTCCACTGccactcttcctcttcttccctcatgTGA